One genomic region from Opisthocomus hoazin isolate bOpiHoa1 chromosome Z, bOpiHoa1.hap1, whole genome shotgun sequence encodes:
- the SREK1 gene encoding splicing regulatory glutamine/lysine-rich protein 1 isoform X2: MTSLMPGAGLLPIPTPTPLTTLGVSLGTLGAIPAAALDPNITALGEIPQPPIMGNVDPSKIDEIRRTVYVGNLNSQTTTADQLLEFFKQVGEVKFVRMAGDETQPTRFAFVEFADQNSVPRALAFNGVMFGDRPLKINHSNNAIVKPPEMTPQAAAKELEEVMKRVREAQSFISAAIEPESGKSSERKGGRSRSHSRSESRSSSKSRSRRKRSHSKHRSRSGNRSLSRHKDRRRSRSPLKKRSRSRERRKSRSRSHSRDKKKDKEKVKEKEKAKEKEKERDRDKEKEKDRDRDKDRERERDKDRNREKDKERDKERNKDRERVRDKDRDRDRDKDKDRDRDKDREKEKDKEKEKEREEVDQNKEKDDLEKEGEKDREKIKDKERDKEKGGDKEKDRDKEKEKDGEKEKEREREKERDDKKKKDKRSRTPPRSYSSSRRSRSSSRERRKRKSRSPSKSPKTSKTTKRKSSRTPSPRRNKKEKKRERDTNNERRERSTSKKKSSKEKEGKEKSEKSTTTLKDKDHTKEDQNSETDKEVDNRDTQRTDEVKLQQNGNCQPNEENLSIKMEEV, encoded by the exons ATGACAAGCCTGATGCCTGGTGCAGGGTTGCTTCCCATACCAACGCCAACCCCTTTGACTACA CTTGGTGTTTCACTTGGCACTTTGGGGGCTATACCAGCAGCAGCATTGGATCCTAACATTACAGCACTGGGAGAAATACCACAACCACCAATTATGGGGAATGTGGATCCATCAAAAATTGATGAAATCAGGAGAACAGTCTATGTTGGAAATTTGAATTCCcag ACTACAACAGCAGATCAGCTGCTTGAATTCTTTAAGCAAGTTGGAGAAGTCAAATTTGTGCGAATGGCAGGTGATGAGACGCAGCCGACACGATTTGCTTTTGTGGAATTTGCAGACCAAAATTCTGTTCCTCGAGCTCTTGCCTTTAATGGAGTTATGTTTGGAGACAGGCCACTGAA AATAAATCACTCCAATAATGCAATAGTGAAGCCTCCTGAAATGACACCACAAGCTGCTGCCAAGGAACTGGAAGAAGTGATGAAGAGAGTAAGGGAAGCCCAGTCTTTCATATCTGCTGCTATTGAGCCAG aGTCTGGAAAGAGCAGTGAAAGAAAAGGCGGTCGATCTCGTTCCCATTCTCGTTCAGAATCCAGGTCTAGCTCAAAATCCCGATCTAGAAGGAAAAGATCACACTCGAAGCACAG AAGTAGATCTGGCAATAGATCACTCTCAAGACACAAGGACAGACGCAGATCCAGAAGTCCCCTGAAAAAACGGTCTAGATCTAGGGAAAGGCGGAAATCGAGAAGTCGCTCTCACTCTCG GgacaagaaaaaagacaaagaaaaggtcaaggaaaaagaaaaggccaaagaaaaggagaaggagagagaccgagacaaggagaaggagaaagaccgagacagagacaaagacagggaacgagagcgagataaagacaggaacagggagaaggacaaggagagagATAAAGAGCGAAACAAAGATCGAGAGAGAGtcagagataaagacagggataGGGACAGGGACAAGGACAAAGATAGGGacagggacaaggacagggaaaaggagaaagataaggagaaggaaaaagagagggaAGAGGTAGATCAGAACAAGGAAAAAGATGATCttgagaaagaaggagagaaggacagggagaagaTTAAAGACAAGGAGAGAGATAAGGAAAAAGGAGGGGACAAAGAGAAGGacagagacaaagaaaaggaaaaagatggggagaaggagaaggagcgagaaagagaaaaagagagagatgataaaaagaagaaagataagaGATCCAGAACACCCCCAAGAAGCTATAGCTCTTCAAGAAGATCTCGTAGCTCCAGCAG AGAAAGGCGTAAAAGGAAGAGTAGAAGTCCCTCCAAGTCTCCTAAAACGtccaaaaccacaaaaagaaagTCTTCACGAACTCCTTCTCCGAGAAG aaacaagaaagaaaaaaaaagagaaagagatacAAATAATGAAAGAAGAGAACGCTCCACCTCCAAGAAAAAAAGTAGtaaggaaaaagagggaaaggagaaatctGAGAAAAGCACCACTACTTTGAAG